The following nucleotide sequence is from Methanobrevibacter gottschalkii DSM 11977.
GAGATGAAAAAATGGCAGTAGAACCTCACAAACATTGTCCGATATGTGGAACTCCAATTCCATTAAATGAACTTGTATGCTCACCAGATTGTCAAAAAGTCTGGGATGCAAGATTAGCACAGACTAAAAGAACTAGAATTATATTGTACATAATAATTGCAATATTCTTAATAATATGGGCAATTATGACCTTTATGAAATAGGGATATAAATGATTTTAACCTCTTCAAATACACTCGTTAATAAACAAATAGTTGAATATAAAGGATTAGTTACTGGTGAATCACTCATCGGATCAAATATCTATAAAGACTTATTCTCGGGTGTTCGTGATGTTGTAGGTGGAAGAACATCCAAATATGAAGAAGAATTAAAAAAAGCAAGAGATATTGCTTTTAAAAGTATGGAAGAGAAAGCTGAAAATTTAGGTGCAAATGCTATAATTGGACTTAAAATATCTTACGATAATCTCGGCGGCACTATGGGAAATACAATTCTTGTAACTGCTTATGGTACTGCTGTGAAATGTGAATAACATGAAATTTAAAGTACCGGAAAAACCTGAAAATTTACAAGAAAGACTCATATGCATAATTTTCGGCACTTTTGTTGGAACTGCAGTCTATGTATTATTCTTATACTTGAATATAGCAATTTTAGGCTGGAATTTAGGATTGATTTTTGCACCATTGCTTGCAGGATATGCTGAAACAATGCTTGCAGAAAGAATGCTGAGTAGTGATACCGGTGCTATAAGCGCATTTATTCTTTTTGCAGGTACAACATTTTATAGTTTTATTCTAGTAAATCCTACACTTGGTGCAAATTTTATCACATTCGGAGCAACCGCAGTAATCTTACAGGCAGCATTCCCTACATTAATCAATTACATATTACTTGTTATTATAATTGGAGCTATCTTTTACATTTTAAGATTTGTTAAAAAAACACTTACAAGAATTTATCTTAAAATAAAACATATAATATACAAATACATTCTTAAAAAGCCATTTGAAGTCAAACCTAAAGCTATTGAATATTATGATGAACTCAGAAATAATCAAGAAATTAATAGCCTTGGAGTTATTTTTATGACCAGTACTGATGTTCCCGATAAACATGTTATTAATTTAGGTCAGTTTCAGTCTACAGTGATTTTAGAAAAAGAACCTGACCTATTGGATTTAAATCCCAAAGAAAGGGAAAATCACACATTGACAATATTAAAATCAGGAAAAGACAAATGTTTAATTGGTTTAACTGATAAAATAAAAGCTGCTGGTGGTAATGGCATTATTGATTTAGATATTCAATACATTAAAATTGGATTTGGTGGTGAAAGTTACCAGATAAGTGCAATGGGAATGGGAGTATATATAAATTAAAGGTGAAAAATATGGATAAAAAAATGATTGTATCAATAATTGGATATATTGTAGCATTGTTAATCCCTATTGTTGGATTAGTATATGGAGCAATATTGTTTTTCTTTAAAAAAGAAGAACCAACATATCGAAAACATGGCAGATTGATTATTTATTTCTCAATCGTGATTTTTGTTGCAACTTTAATAGCCAAATTATTAATAGGCGGATTCT
It contains:
- a CDS encoding DUF2116 family Zn-ribbon domain-containing protein yields the protein MAVEPHKHCPICGTPIPLNELVCSPDCQKVWDARLAQTKRTRIILYIIIAIFLIIWAIMTFMK
- a CDS encoding DUF4870 domain-containing protein; this translates as MDKKMIVSIIGYIVALLIPIVGLVYGAILFFFKKEEPTYRKHGRLIIYFSIVIFVATLIAKLLIGGF
- a CDS encoding heavy metal-binding domain-containing protein gives rise to the protein MILTSSNTLVNKQIVEYKGLVTGESLIGSNIYKDLFSGVRDVVGGRTSKYEEELKKARDIAFKSMEEKAENLGANAIIGLKISYDNLGGTMGNTILVTAYGTAVKCE